One Gossypium arboreum isolate Shixiya-1 chromosome 13, ASM2569848v2, whole genome shotgun sequence genomic window, ACTTATAATTCATGTTTActactctctctttttttttttttttttaactatttGCTACctattttgaattaaaagaacttGTACTGCcaagaaaaaaaatctaaaaagatACACAGTGATTATTACACGTTAAAACATTAAATGTAAGACAATAATCACTGTTCTAGCAATACTTTTTAATCATCGTGgacttatatatatatggaatgatGTCTTAACTTTGGTACTTATATTAGTGTTGTTCTTTTTCATTTATGGTAGAAACTAATAATAAATAAGGTCTATAGGGGATGATGAAATTAATGGAGGAGTCGGCATTTCTGGTAGCCAGTGCATTGAATGAAGAGATTGAGAAAGGAGGAGGAGTTGCAGAGTTGAAGATAGATGACTATACAAGAAGCTTTGCTGGAGATGTTATCTTAAGAGCTTGTTTTGGAAGCAATTATGCTCAAGGCAAACAAATTTTCCTTAAGCTTAGAGATTTACAAGCAATTTTGGCTCAAGTTCTTTTGCTTCAATGGATACCAGGAATAAGGTAAATTGCATTCAAAATTATTAAATCACTcaacataattttatttaaagttggattattaaaatattacttatataaataattataaaaggatgtaaaattattaaagttttatATTGTGTAATAGGATCCTTCTCCTTAAAAATTTACTTACTTAAAACCACaaaaagtttctttatatatactTATATTAATCCTTTGACAGAGTTAATGTCACGAGTCAACTTGACATCAACTCAGatggaaaattattaaaatataccctTTAACATACAAAATAACAAATATCAATTTAAGGgtgcttttaataaataacattATAATAGGATTTAAACTTAGGACATATGAGTTTAAACTTTTAACTTAATCATTTCAACTGAAACTATTATAATAAATGTCGATAATGGTGGTAGAACGTTCGTAAAGCAATAAAAAAAACAAGAATATATAGATTTTACGTGGATACCCTTTCAGGAAAAAATCATAGGTAGAGGAGGAGAAATTCACTAATATTGAAAAACGAATGATACAAAAAGAGtttcgactacatctatttaagTGTTGAAAAACCATGTTCTAATCAATGTCGAATAGAATAAAAATAGTTCTATACGGATTTAACTAGTGTTGTATAATCCTACCGTTGTGCTTAATGGGAATCTGTGGCGGGTTACGGCCTCAGCCCTTCACCTCCACAGATCCCCTTATTTTGCTATTGTATTTATTTTTTCAACATGTAATAGGATTCGAGTCATGCAATCTCTAAAAGTTTGTCTTTAATAAAATTACGGAATATAAATTCAAACttcagaattttcttattttcataaaaaaaataatcataaacTACTAACTTACAATTTAtggttataataatatttttcagATACCTTCCAACAAAGAGCAATATGGGAATGTGGAGATTGGAGAAGGAAATCCAGGCTTTAATCTTGAAGGTGGTAAAGGAAAGAAAGCAAACAAAATCACATCCCGACAAGGATCTCTTACAAATTATCATTGAAAGTGCCGAAAGAAGTGATTTAGGGCAAGACACAAACAGCTTCGTTGTTGACAATTGCAAGAACATATACTTCGCCGGCTACGAGACCACCGCGGTGTCGGCGGCATGGACGTTGATGTTGTTAGCTCTTTATCCCGAGTGGCAACACAAAGTTCGTGCCGAGATTCTTCAAACTTGTCGGGGTCCTGTGCCGGATGCCGACATGCTTCGCAACATGAAAACTGTAAGTTTTTAACAATGAGTAAATTTTAAATGGGTACAATGAACTCTCTTGctctcaattttaaaattaagtaaattgGTCTCTCTTAAAAAAATCGAAACAATTTAATCTTTATCAATTTCAAAAGCAAGCATCTAAGGACAATTAATCACGACGTTAATATTTTCTTTCTGTtaattgtacataattttgattggtatataataacaaatttaacccttaaagtttatttattttatcaatttagtcttgatttaaTAGAATGCATAAATATTGCCatttaaatttgttaaatcaagaGTAAATTGGCAAAATGTGTAAATGTTTGcaagttaaatttgttaaattaggatcaaaatgtgtaaatgtttgcaggttaaatttgttaaatgTGTAAATGTGTAAATGCTATTTATGTTCCTTCgagttttcatttttcttttaaaatccaTGGTAGTTAACCATGGTGATCAATGAGTCGCTACGCCTATACTCTCCGGCCGTCTTTGTACCTAGGGAAGCACTCGGAGACATGAAATTTGGAGGCATTAATATCCCCAAAGGAGTTGGTGTTTGGATAGCACTGGTAACACTGCATCAAGACCCAGACCTCTGGGGTCCCGATGCTGACAAGTTCATCCCCGAAAGGTTTGCCAACGGAATCAGTAGCGCATGCAAGGTACCATATGCATACATGCCATTTGGTGCAGGGCCTCATACATGTTTGGGACAACACTTTGCCATGATGGAGCTCAAGATATTCCTCACTCATATGCTATCAAATTTCACCTTCACTCTTTCACCAAAATATAGGCATTCCCCTTTCATGAATTTAGTCGTTGAACCTGAATTTGGGATAGATCTCTTTGTTACAAGGCTTTGATAATGTTATAATGGAAGAACTAGGGTTTAGCCTAGTTAATTATATAGTGACAATCAACGGGCCGGTCTAGCTCTTGTTAATTACATATCTTTCATGTaccattaatataaataaaataagcttTTTGGCTTCATTTCTTTGTTGATGTTTCGCATATAAGTGAATAATTATATACTTGttttcttaaaaaaatatttgttaagtaaAAATTGTTGCTACCTTAATTTTCTTGTTTGCTTAAAATAACAAATGCAATGGAAGTGCTAGACAAGAGTGGCCGTATTGCCAACCTAAAATTTTAGCCCCGTGACATTAGGACGTTCAAAGTTAGGCGTGAGTGGAAGTTGGAAGTCGTTCATGGCAAAATTTTCGTATTGACTTtcaaatcaatttaatataaaaagataatatatataatattttctatattaatttttcaaatatttttattttaaattttcatatcaaattctattaatttctttttatattatttttcaaaacaatttatattaatgttttatatttttgaaatctataaatgatattttatattttaaaatgaaaatattcacGCTCTCTCTCTCAACTTATCTTCTTCAAATATTGTATTTTTCAGAATCCAACATATCATTTTTGTTGCTATTGCTTTCAGCCACTTACGTCAATCGACCACTGTCAGCCACCAACATAGAATTTGCCAAAATTTACCAAAAGCTTGTCTTGATTTccacttttatatttttcatttttttttcttaaaaacctTCCAAATCTTAATTATGAGAATATTAAATATGCAAAGAAAATATTTGCTGAAGCATTGTATTGCTAGAAAACTCCTTCTTTACAATTACAGTGAATGTAAATATATAATAACATAAGATTGTCCTTTGTAACAAAATGGAGAATGGAGACAAAGAACGTTGCAGCAGAGACGTGGCTGTATCACACAGCTAATAGGTTTGCAACGTGGCTGTGATATACAGCTAATATTGGCTATGTTTTCTGTCTTTTTTCTTTGTTAAGCAGAGTGGTAGCATCATCGTAGGAGATGACATACAGCTTCTCTTGTGATTCTCGAAATGCCTTGGTCAGGAGAGGTTTAGTGAAGACGCTTGATGTTTTACTGGAACATATCCAACATGAATTTGATTGTTGAGCA contains:
- the LOC108463301 gene encoding cytochrome P450 714C2-like, translating into MEQLFINILLTTLVLVSFSLLSSLFNAMIFSPKRLRSKLEKQGVTGPPHSLLLGNLWEMMSTKFKSSKTPKQQQQITSHNCAAIVFPYLVKWRRQYGPTFVFSLGNLQILHMNHPNALKELSTSTSLLFGRPSHHHYDAILGQGIIASSGHVWAHQRKILAPEFFMDKVKGMMKLMEESAFLVASALNEEIEKGGGVAELKIDDYTRSFAGDVILRACFGSNYAQGKQIFLKLRDLQAILAQVLLLQWIPGIRYLPTKSNMGMWRLEKEIQALILKVVKERKQTKSHPDKDLLQIIIESAERSDLGQDTNSFVVDNCKNIYFAGYETTAVSAAWTLMLLALYPEWQHKVRAEILQTCRGPVPDADMLRNMKTLTMVINESLRLYSPAVFVPREALGDMKFGGINIPKGVGVWIALVTLHQDPDLWGPDADKFIPERFANGISSACKVPYAYMPFGAGPHTCLGQHFAMMELKIFLTHMLSNFTFTLSPKYRHSPFMNLVVEPEFGIDLFVTRL